Proteins encoded within one genomic window of Glycine soja cultivar W05 chromosome 1, ASM419377v2, whole genome shotgun sequence:
- the LOC114405337 gene encoding uncharacterized protein LOC114405337: MSSTAYLLFFLCISLHACYARHLSPPNKKMEEKSHFSIKSDEKNGLDSSPKQLNEGHNKTETRLVGDSVKPRNRRSTNHHRVHKATENASGSSLQKSLVSVSWRVPHNNNKKPRQKHSGFDLDYSPPKTHPPHHN; the protein is encoded by the exons ATGTCATCAACTGCAtaccttcttttctttctgtgCATTTCATTGCATGCATGTTATGCCCGGCATCTTAGCCCTCCGAATAAGAAGATGGAAGAGAAGTCCCACTTCTCTATCAAG AGTGATGAGAAAAATGGACTTGATTCCTCTCCAAAGCAGCTCAATGAAGGCCACAACAAGACGGAGACTCGCTTGGTTGGTGATTCTGTGAAGCCAAGAAACCGAAGAAGCACTAACCATCATAGGGTGCACAAAGCTACTGAAAATGCTTCAGGTAGTTCTTTACAAAAGTCTCTTGTTTCAGTTTCATGGCGTGTGCCtcacaataataataagaaaccTCGTCAGAAACACTCTGGGTTTGACTTGGACTATTCGCCACCAAAGACACACCCTCCTCATCACAACTAA